CACGCCAGCGTCACGTGATACTCACCCGGAATCTGATCGTTCGTCGGGTCAAAATCTACCCAACGACCACCACCCGCATACACCGACAGCCACGCATGCGAAGCATCCGCGCCCACCAGCTCCGGATCCCCCGCCGACTGATCCCGAAACGTCCGCAGATACCCCGACACATACCGCGCTGGCAAACCCACCCCGCGCAGCATCGCAAGCTGCAGGTGAGCAAAGTCCTGACACACCCCGGATCGATGCTCAAAAACCTCCGACACCGCCGTGGTCACCGTCGTCGTCGTCGGGTCATACTTGAAATCTGTGTAAATCCGATGCGTTAGCTCCCGAGTCGCCTCGACCACCCCACGCCCAGGCGTAAACGAACTCATCGCATACGCCGTGACATCCGCCTGCTCGCGCACCATCGGCGAATCAAACAAAAACTCCATCGCGTGCAGCCCCGCCCGTGTCACATCACCACGCACCCCGTCGCGAACCGTCTCCCACGCCGGATCACCCCCACCCTCCAGGCCATCAAACACCGCGACCTCCACCTCGCTCTCCGCCGTGATCAGCATCCGCGAATGAGGCTCCTCCACCATGAACAGCACCGTCGTATTCCCGAAGTAAT
The sequence above is drawn from the Phycisphaeraceae bacterium genome and encodes:
- a CDS encoding transglutaminase family protein → MRHETEYQYASPVGLGHSQLFLRPRDLPGQRCLSNMIVLDPEPEVMHTRVDYFGNTTVLFMVEEPHSRMLITAESEVEVAVFDGLEGGGDPAWETVRDGVRGDVTRAGLHAMEFLFDSPMVREQADVTAYAMSSFTPGRGVVEATRELTHRIYTDFKYDPTTTTVTTAVSEVFEHRSGVCQDFAHLQLAMLRGVGLPARYVSGYLRTFRDQSAGDPELVGADASHAWLSVYAGGGRWVDFDPTNDQIPGEYHVTLAWGRDYGDVTPVKGVIVGGGEQVIEVRVEVSPV